From Sphingomonas hengshuiensis, one genomic window encodes:
- a CDS encoding JAB domain-containing protein: protein MLAPPPLRITGSAAAGALFAQLASEPNEVIAIAYLTEDRRVLGLRHTRSESRDRMVLPIRAIAADAIAFDARGVVLEHNHPSGDPTPSAADRDATRQLLRALAALEVRLVDHLVIASTGNSSFRALGFL, encoded by the coding sequence ATGCTCGCACCGCCGCCCCTCCGGATCACCGGCTCCGCCGCCGCGGGCGCGCTGTTCGCGCAATTGGCGAGCGAACCCAATGAAGTGATCGCGATCGCCTATCTGACCGAGGACCGGCGGGTGCTGGGGCTGCGCCACACCCGCAGCGAGTCGCGCGACCGGATGGTGCTGCCGATCCGCGCGATCGCCGCCGATGCAATCGCGTTCGATGCGCGCGGTGTGGTGCTCGAGCACAACCACCCCAGCGGGGATCCCACGCCCAGCGCCGCCGATCGCGACGCGACGCGGCAATTGCTGCGCGCGCTGGCCGCGCTGGAGGTGCGGCTGGTCGATCATCTGGTCATCGCGAGCACGGGGAACAGCAGCTTCCGCGCATTGGGGTTCCTGTAG
- a CDS encoding dihydrofolate reductase has translation MIVFHLARADNGVIGRDGGLPWRLPADLKRFKAQTMGKPMVMGRKTFESFPSPLPGRRHIVLTRDAAWAAPGAEVAHSPEAAIALAGAGEVAVIGGAEVFALFLDRADRIELTEVHVEAEGDAKVPRFGPEWQETAREDYPAEGTHPAYSFVTLERSA, from the coding sequence ATGATCGTGTTTCACCTCGCGCGTGCCGACAATGGCGTGATCGGGCGCGACGGGGGCTTGCCGTGGCGGCTGCCCGCCGATTTGAAGCGATTCAAGGCACAGACCATGGGCAAGCCGATGGTGATGGGGCGCAAGACGTTCGAGAGCTTTCCCAGCCCGCTGCCGGGGCGGCGGCACATCGTGCTGACCCGCGACGCCGCATGGGCCGCGCCCGGCGCCGAAGTCGCGCATTCGCCCGAGGCGGCGATCGCGCTGGCGGGTGCGGGCGAGGTTGCGGTGATCGGCGGGGCGGAGGTCTTCGCGCTGTTCCTCGACCGCGCCGACCGCATCGAACTGACCGAAGTCCATGTCGAGGCCGAGGGCGACGCAAAGGTCCCGCGCTTCGGCCCCGAATGGCAGGAGACCGCGCGCGAGGATTATCCTGCGGAAGGGACGCACCCAGCCTATAGCTTCGTGACGCTGGAACGGAGCGCGTAA
- a CDS encoding thymidylate synthase — MRQYLDLMARALDQGAETMDRTGTGTLSVFGHQMRFDLREGFPLLTTKKLHLRSILIELLWFLRGDTNVQWLRDRKVSIWDEWADAAGELGPVYGKQWRDWETSDGRHIDQIAELIETLKTNPASRRMIVSAWNPGDLHAMALAPCHCLFQCHVANGRLSLQLYQRSADIFLGVPFNIASYALLTHLLAQQAGLEVGEFIWTGGDCHLYSNHLEQAREQLGRKPGPLPRLEILRHAPSIDAYDYEDFAIHDYVAQPHIKAAVAV, encoded by the coding sequence ATGCGTCAGTATCTCGATCTCATGGCCCGCGCGCTCGACCAGGGCGCCGAAACGATGGACCGCACCGGCACCGGCACGCTGTCGGTATTCGGGCACCAGATGCGCTTCGACCTGCGCGAAGGCTTCCCGCTGCTCACCACCAAGAAGCTCCATTTGCGCTCGATCCTGATCGAGCTGCTGTGGTTTCTGCGCGGCGACACCAATGTCCAGTGGCTGCGCGATCGCAAGGTGAGCATCTGGGACGAATGGGCCGATGCGGCGGGCGAGCTCGGCCCGGTCTATGGCAAGCAATGGCGCGACTGGGAGACCAGCGACGGGCGGCATATCGACCAGATCGCCGAATTGATCGAGACGCTGAAGACCAACCCCGCCTCGCGGCGGATGATCGTCTCCGCCTGGAACCCCGGCGACCTGCACGCGATGGCGCTGGCGCCGTGCCATTGCCTGTTCCAATGCCATGTCGCGAACGGGCGGCTGAGCCTCCAGCTCTATCAGCGCTCGGCCGATATCTTCCTGGGGGTGCCGTTCAACATCGCCAGCTACGCGCTGCTCACCCATCTGCTTGCGCAGCAGGCGGGGCTTGAGGTCGGCGAGTTCATCTGGACCGGCGGCGATTGCCACCTCTATTCGAACCATCTGGAACAGGCGCGCGAACAGCTTGGCCGCAAGCCCGGCCCGCTGCCCCGGCTCGAGATCCTCCGCCATGCGCCGTCGATCGACGCGTACGACTATGAGGATTTCGCGATCCATGATTATGTCGCGCAACCGCATATCAAGGCGGCGGTGGCGGTATGA
- a CDS encoding prephenate dehydratase, with product MENFAAPARPIVADMIAKAAAEPGQAVAFQGAPGANSHIAALEAFPDGLPLPCFSFEDAIEAVRLGTADCAMIPIENSLHGRVADMHFLLPESGLAITGEHFLPIRYGLMGTGTVDQVREAMSHPQALGQCRQWLKAHGIAPRAYPDTAGAAAVVAELADPAVAALAPPGAAALYGLTVFAGDLADAAHNMTRFVVLARGPNPLAGPGPFMTTFIFEVKNVPAALYKALGGFATNGVNMTKLESYQRGGSFAATEFYADIVGAPGDPAVDRALEELKFHTKWVRVLGTYPQARARP from the coding sequence ATGGAGAATTTCGCCGCCCCCGCCCGCCCGATCGTTGCCGACATGATTGCCAAGGCCGCCGCCGAGCCCGGTCAGGCAGTCGCTTTCCAAGGCGCGCCGGGCGCCAATTCGCATATTGCCGCGCTCGAAGCCTTTCCCGACGGGCTGCCGCTTCCCTGCTTTTCGTTCGAGGACGCGATCGAGGCGGTGCGGCTGGGCACCGCCGATTGCGCGATGATCCCGATCGAGAATTCGCTCCACGGCCGCGTCGCGGACATGCATTTCCTGCTCCCCGAATCGGGGCTGGCGATCACCGGCGAGCATTTCCTGCCGATCCGCTACGGCCTGATGGGCACGGGCACCGTCGATCAGGTGCGCGAGGCGATGAGCCACCCACAGGCGCTGGGCCAGTGCCGCCAGTGGCTGAAGGCGCATGGCATCGCGCCGCGCGCCTATCCCGATACCGCCGGCGCCGCAGCCGTGGTCGCCGAATTGGCCGACCCGGCCGTCGCGGCGCTCGCCCCGCCGGGGGCCGCCGCGCTCTATGGCCTGACGGTCTTTGCCGGCGACCTTGCCGATGCCGCGCACAATATGACGCGCTTCGTGGTGCTGGCGCGCGGCCCCAATCCGCTGGCCGGGCCGGGGCCGTTCATGACGACCTTCATCTTCGAAGTGAAGAACGTCCCCGCCGCCTTGTACAAGGCGCTGGGCGGGTTCGCGACCAACGGCGTCAACATGACCAAGCTGGAAAGCTATCAGCGCGGCGGCAGCTTCGCGGCGACCGAATTCTATGCCGATATCGTCGGCGCGCCGGGCGATCCTGCGGTGGACCGTGCGCTGGAGGAGCTGAAATTCCACACCAAATGGGTGCGCGTGCTCGGCACCTATCCCCAGGCGCGGGCGCGGCCCTGA
- a CDS encoding c-type cytochrome, translated as MDDRFNTIAGWALAGGVAALGLSIASGMIFHSERPEKMGYAIEGVESAGEGGGAAAVAPIATRLAAADPAKGAEVFKQCTACHSIAQGGPSGIGPNLYDSVGKAHGHVAGFAYSDALKSVPGNWTFDALDAWLTSPRKYAPGTKMTFAGIADPQARANVIAYLNSQGSNLPLPAAPAADAAGTEAEANVAEGGSPAELSNQAAPGEGTPGKDPQAAIQAEEKAGLPKSNN; from the coding sequence ATGGACGATCGGTTCAATACGATTGCAGGTTGGGCACTTGCTGGCGGCGTAGCGGCGCTCGGGCTGTCGATCGCGAGCGGCATGATCTTCCATTCGGAACGCCCCGAAAAGATGGGCTATGCGATCGAAGGCGTTGAGAGCGCAGGCGAAGGCGGCGGTGCGGCAGCAGTCGCGCCGATCGCGACGCGCCTCGCCGCGGCGGACCCGGCCAAGGGCGCCGAAGTGTTCAAGCAGTGCACGGCGTGCCACTCGATCGCCCAGGGTGGACCCTCGGGCATCGGCCCGAATCTGTATGACTCGGTCGGCAAGGCCCATGGCCATGTCGCGGGCTTCGCCTATTCGGACGCGCTCAAGTCGGTTCCGGGCAACTGGACGTTCGACGCGCTCGATGCCTGGCTGACCTCGCCGCGCAAATATGCGCCGGGCACCAAGATGACCTTCGCCGGCATCGCCGATCCGCAGGCGCGCGCCAATGTCATCGCCTATCTGAACAGCCAGGGCTCGAACCTGCCGCTCCCCGCCGCCCCTGCAGCGGATGCCGCCGGCACCGAAGCCGAGGCGAACGTCGCCGAGGGCGGCAGCCCCGCCGAGCTGTCGAATCAGGCGGCGCCGGGCGAAGGCACGCCGGGCAAGGACCCGCAGGCCGCGATCCAGGCCGAGGAAAAGGCCGGGCTGCCCAAGAGCAACAACTAA
- the nudC gene encoding NAD(+) diphosphatase, translating to MRAPGFTGGTIDRADRVRHEPALLQAALDDPRARLLILHGLDPELDGEGRLGWTGLDTIEGERLFLGFDGEVPLFANALPRGMTAPGGRSPALFAMLDRFQPADAALYAAARSLVDWHARHGYCAVCGTPTEMFRAGWGRTCPNCHAEHFPRVDPVVIMLAEFRGQVLLGRQPAWPPGRYSALAGFLEVGESIEDAVRREIAEESGVPTGAVRYVASQPWPFPSSLMLACVADALDDAITIDVHELEDARWFTRDEVGLALACDPAAPFVAPPTYAIAHTLLTAWYEQGT from the coding sequence ATGAGGGCACCGGGCTTTACCGGCGGCACGATCGACCGGGCGGACCGCGTGCGGCACGAGCCTGCGCTGCTCCAGGCGGCGCTGGACGATCCGCGTGCGCGGCTGCTGATCCTGCACGGGCTCGATCCCGAGCTGGACGGCGAGGGGCGGCTGGGCTGGACCGGGCTCGACACGATCGAGGGCGAGCGGCTGTTCCTCGGCTTCGATGGCGAGGTGCCGCTGTTCGCCAATGCCTTGCCACGCGGGATGACGGCGCCGGGCGGACGATCGCCCGCGCTGTTCGCGATGCTCGACCGGTTTCAGCCCGCCGACGCCGCGCTCTATGCCGCGGCGCGCAGCCTGGTCGACTGGCATGCGCGCCATGGCTATTGCGCCGTCTGCGGGACCCCCACCGAAATGTTCCGCGCAGGCTGGGGCCGGACCTGCCCCAATTGCCACGCCGAGCATTTCCCGCGCGTCGATCCGGTGGTGATCATGCTGGCCGAGTTTCGCGGGCAGGTGCTGCTGGGGCGCCAGCCCGCCTGGCCGCCGGGGCGCTATTCGGCGCTGGCGGGGTTCCTGGAAGTCGGCGAATCGATCGAGGACGCAGTGCGGCGCGAGATCGCCGAGGAATCGGGCGTGCCCACCGGCGCCGTACGCTATGTCGCCAGCCAGCCCTGGCCCTTCCCCTCGTCGTTGATGCTCGCCTGCGTCGCGGATGCGCTGGACGATGCGATCACGATCGACGTCCATGAGCTGGAGGACGCCCGCTGGTTCACCCGCGACGAAGTCGGGCTGGCGCTCGCCTGCGATCCCGCCGCGCCGTTCGTTGCGCCCCCGACCTATGCCATCGCCCATACGCTGCTGACGGCGTGGTACGAGCAGGGGACCTAG
- a CDS encoding serine hydrolase domain-containing protein, which yields MLNRFGLGVAGIALLAASPGWSQTAPAPASGAQAVAQRYVADGTVPGIVVVTGVGDAAPMVVAEGRIAAEPTAPRADADSLWRVYSMTKPITGIAAMILVEEGKLKLDQPISDFIPAFKDMKVLVDPAKDLTSRPATRPITVRNLLTHTAGLGYNIITKGPLLDEYNRLGINPAAVNVQMEASMRPLRPASLEEFANRLATLPLIAEPGAKWSYSISLDLLGRVIEVASGMPLDQFVNTRIFAPLKMQSSYWTVPADKAGILATNYARVGANRLPADPGATSLWLQPPSFPYGGAGLVMSARDYDRFLHMLVNEGQLDGVRILKPETVRLAMSDLLPAGVDKTLLDEMAKSGVPMGFGAGGSVYLADRAGGPGKGTYGWGGAAGTIAFVDPVHKLRVTAMINLFGDTELRPDLTRAIYADLAR from the coding sequence ATGCTGAATCGGTTCGGGTTGGGCGTTGCGGGGATCGCGCTGCTGGCGGCATCGCCGGGCTGGAGCCAGACCGCACCGGCGCCCGCCAGCGGGGCACAGGCCGTCGCCCAGCGCTATGTCGCCGACGGCACTGTCCCCGGCATCGTCGTCGTCACCGGGGTGGGTGACGCCGCGCCGATGGTCGTGGCGGAAGGCCGGATCGCCGCCGAGCCGACTGCGCCGCGCGCCGATGCCGACAGCCTGTGGCGCGTCTATTCGATGACCAAGCCGATCACCGGCATCGCCGCGATGATCCTGGTGGAGGAAGGCAAGCTCAAGCTCGACCAGCCGATCAGCGACTTCATCCCGGCGTTCAAGGACATGAAGGTCCTGGTCGACCCGGCCAAGGACTTGACCAGCCGCCCCGCAACGCGCCCGATCACGGTGCGCAACCTGCTGACCCATACTGCGGGGCTGGGCTATAACATCATCACCAAGGGGCCGTTGCTCGACGAATATAACCGGCTGGGGATCAATCCCGCCGCGGTGAACGTCCAGATGGAGGCGAGCATGCGCCCGCTGCGCCCCGCCTCGCTCGAGGAATTTGCGAATCGGCTCGCGACGCTGCCGCTGATCGCCGAGCCGGGCGCCAAATGGAGCTATTCGATCAGCCTCGACTTGCTCGGCCGGGTGATCGAAGTCGCGTCGGGGATGCCGCTCGACCAGTTCGTGAACACGCGCATCTTCGCCCCGCTCAAGATGCAGTCGAGCTATTGGACGGTCCCTGCCGACAAGGCCGGCATCCTCGCCACCAACTATGCCCGCGTCGGCGCGAACCGGCTGCCCGCCGATCCCGGCGCGACCTCGCTGTGGCTCCAGCCGCCCAGCTTCCCCTATGGCGGCGCCGGGCTGGTGATGTCGGCGCGCGACTATGACCGCTTCCTCCACATGCTGGTGAACGAGGGGCAGCTCGACGGCGTCCGCATCCTGAAGCCCGAGACGGTGCGGCTGGCGATGTCGGACCTGCTGCCCGCGGGCGTCGACAAGACGCTGCTCGACGAAATGGCGAAGAGCGGGGTTCCGATGGGGTTCGGCGCGGGCGGCTCGGTGTATCTTGCCGATCGCGCTGGCGGGCCGGGCAAGGGCACCTATGGCTGGGGCGGCGCGGCGGGGACGATCGCGTTCGTCGATCCCGTGCACAAGCTGCGCGTGACTGCGATGATCAACCTGTTCGGGGACACCGAATTGCGGCCCGACCTGACCAGGGCGATCTACGCCGACCTCGCCCGATGA
- a CDS encoding dipeptidase has protein sequence MRKVLWSVAVLIILAAIGFFGIAPAWVESSMNKVVATPLPPVSPQTRALHAGLQIADMHGDTLMWRRSLLDRAGRGQIDLPRMIDGNVALQIFSSVTKTPKGQNYEANGADSDNITLLTVAQLQPPRTWGSLLQRSLWHAQKLERAAAGSGGQLRVIRTPAELDRLLADRARGAKVVGGMLSIEGLQDMEGDLANLDRLYAAGFRMAGLAHFFDNDVAGSMHGLQKGGLTPLGVQTVRRMEAIGMVVDIAHSSHASVAQILAMARRPVVSSHGGVQATCKVNRNLTDAEIRGVAKTGGVVGIGYWDAAICSTAPAAVAAAVAHVRDLVGIDHVGLGSDFDGAVTTGFDSAGLVAVTQALVNRGFTRGEIAKVMGGNVLRVLRAGMVPAR, from the coding sequence ATGCGCAAAGTCCTGTGGAGCGTGGCGGTACTGATCATCCTCGCCGCGATCGGGTTCTTCGGGATCGCCCCCGCCTGGGTGGAAAGCAGCATGAACAAGGTGGTGGCGACGCCGCTGCCGCCGGTCTCGCCCCAGACGCGGGCGCTGCATGCCGGGCTCCAGATCGCCGACATGCACGGCGATACGCTGATGTGGCGACGCAGCCTGCTCGACCGCGCCGGGCGGGGGCAGATCGACCTGCCCCGGATGATCGACGGCAATGTCGCGCTCCAGATCTTCTCGTCGGTGACCAAGACGCCGAAGGGCCAGAATTACGAGGCGAATGGCGCCGACAGCGACAATATCACGCTGCTGACCGTGGCGCAGCTCCAGCCGCCGCGTACCTGGGGCTCGCTGCTCCAGCGCTCGCTATGGCATGCGCAGAAGCTGGAGCGCGCCGCCGCGGGTTCGGGCGGGCAGTTGCGCGTGATCCGCACGCCCGCCGAGCTGGACCGACTGCTCGCCGATCGCGCGCGCGGGGCGAAGGTCGTCGGGGGCATGCTGTCGATCGAGGGGCTCCAGGACATGGAGGGCGACCTCGCCAATCTCGACCGGCTCTATGCCGCGGGGTTTCGCATGGCGGGGCTCGCGCATTTCTTCGACAATGACGTCGCGGGGTCGATGCACGGGTTGCAGAAAGGCGGGCTGACGCCGCTGGGGGTGCAGACGGTGCGGCGGATGGAGGCGATCGGGATGGTCGTCGACATCGCGCATTCGAGCCACGCCAGCGTCGCGCAGATACTGGCGATGGCGCGGCGCCCCGTCGTCTCCAGCCATGGCGGGGTGCAGGCGACGTGCAAGGTCAACCGCAACCTGACCGATGCCGAGATTCGCGGCGTCGCGAAGACCGGCGGCGTCGTCGGGATCGGCTATTGGGATGCGGCGATCTGTTCGACCGCGCCCGCCGCCGTCGCGGCGGCGGTGGCGCATGTCCGCGACCTGGTGGGGATCGACCATGTCGGGCTGGGATCGGATTTCGACGGCGCGGTGACGACCGGGTTCGACAGCGCCGGGCTCGTCGCAGTGACGCAGGCGCTGGTGAACCGCGGCTTCACGCGCGGCGAGATCGCCAAGGTTATGGGCGGCAACGTGCTGCGCGTCCTGCGCGCGGGGATGGTGCCCGCGCGATAG